One window of Mesorhizobium sp. PAMC28654 genomic DNA carries:
- a CDS encoding ABC transporter ATP-binding protein: MTGSLTARDLSVRYETPHGSVHALRHVDIEAHPGEVIGIVGESGCGKSTLVTALANLLPGNARVEGSISYNGVDLAKLDAHRQRLLRGDEIALVGQDPMTAFNPVLTIGDQLVDFQHHRKDLGRAQKRARIAVMLGRVGIADAERRMNCYPHELSGGMRQRVAIAAALLTDPGLLIADEPTTALDVTMEAQIIHLLRELRREYNGIIIVVSHHLGVIAELCDRVYVMYAGEVVEGGEVDAIFHDARHPYTQALLACDPARFHERLDRLPTIPGTLPSLTHPPSGCVYAPRCDRVFSPCGSVAPPLAKLSHTHVARCHAVAP, translated from the coding sequence ATGACCGGCTCGCTCACGGCCCGCGATCTCAGCGTCCGCTACGAGACGCCGCATGGCAGTGTGCACGCACTGCGCCATGTCGACATCGAAGCGCATCCCGGCGAAGTGATCGGCATCGTCGGCGAGAGCGGCTGTGGCAAGTCCACGCTGGTCACCGCCCTGGCAAACCTGTTGCCGGGCAACGCCCGTGTCGAGGGCTCCATTTCCTATAATGGCGTCGATCTGGCAAAGCTCGACGCCCACCGCCAGCGCCTGTTGCGCGGCGACGAGATCGCCCTGGTCGGCCAGGATCCGATGACAGCCTTCAATCCGGTGCTGACCATCGGCGACCAGCTCGTCGACTTCCAGCACCACCGCAAGGATCTTGGTCGAGCGCAGAAGCGCGCGCGGATTGCCGTGATGCTCGGCCGCGTCGGTATCGCGGACGCCGAACGGCGGATGAATTGCTATCCGCACGAACTGTCCGGCGGCATGCGCCAGCGCGTCGCCATCGCCGCTGCCTTGCTGACCGATCCCGGGCTGCTGATCGCCGACGAGCCGACAACGGCGCTCGATGTCACCATGGAAGCGCAGATCATCCATTTGCTGCGCGAACTAAGGCGCGAATACAACGGCATCATCATCGTCGTTTCGCACCATCTCGGCGTCATCGCCGAACTCTGCGACAGGGTTTATGTCATGTATGCCGGCGAGGTGGTCGAGGGCGGCGAGGTCGACGCGATCTTCCACGATGCGAGGCATCCCTACACGCAAGCCTTGCTCGCCTGCGATCCGGCCCGCTTCCACGAAAGGCTGGACAGACTGCCGACCATCCCCGGCACGCTGCCCAGCCTGACCCATCCACCGTCCGGATGTGTTTATGCACCGCGCTGCGACCGTGTCTTTTCGCCATGCGGCTCTGTCGCACCGCCGCTGGCGAAGCTTTCCCACACGCATGTCGCGCGCTGCCATGCGGTGGCGCCATGA
- a CDS encoding ABC transporter permease, with the protein MMIAMLSVAIAGAIGLMLGLIAGYGPRWLDAILVLMFDSLNSLPMIMFALAIITVLGTGTGTLIVVIAATSFPSYARLIRAQTLALKNSDYILAERLLDASAARIIFIHLLPNVVGPLIILLSMDIPVVIMVEAGLSFLGLGVRPPTPSWGSILYDGYTSIRSAPFMVIFGGLPLVLATLGFTFLGEGLRDYLDPRLQVRRPA; encoded by the coding sequence ATGATGATCGCCATGCTGTCAGTGGCCATTGCCGGCGCGATTGGCCTGATGCTCGGGCTGATCGCCGGCTACGGGCCGCGCTGGCTCGACGCCATCCTGGTGCTGATGTTCGACAGCCTGAACTCGCTGCCGATGATCATGTTCGCGCTCGCCATCATCACCGTGCTCGGCACCGGAACCGGAACGCTGATCGTCGTCATCGCCGCGACCTCGTTCCCGAGCTATGCGCGGCTGATCCGAGCGCAGACACTGGCTTTGAAGAACAGCGACTACATCCTCGCCGAGCGCCTTCTCGACGCCAGTGCCGCGCGCATCATCTTCATCCATCTTCTGCCCAACGTCGTCGGTCCGCTGATCATCCTGCTGTCGATGGACATTCCGGTCGTCATCATGGTCGAGGCCGGGCTGAGCTTCCTTGGCCTTGGGGTCCGCCCGCCGACTCCATCCTGGGGCTCGATACTCTATGACGGCTATACCAGCATCCGCTCGGCACCCTTCATGGTGATCTTCGGTGGGTTGCCGCTGGTGTTGGCAACGCTCGGCTTCACATTCCTTGGCGAAGGGCTGCGCGATTATCTCGATCCGCGCCTGCAAGTGCGGAGGCCGGCATGA